Within the Glycine soja cultivar W05 chromosome 3, ASM419377v2, whole genome shotgun sequence genome, the region agaccagtcagggtcacgatattttgtgagaatgctccaaccatatgggatcatcataggcttaaaggagcactcaaacccggtgacccccaaggcctacactccgaagagtccgtcagggcctcttcctcctgattcaggtccaacctgtaatatcattttagcacacagacactgttagtgaattatacaatacccacaacctcacactcgtgtcttaaaTACGTataacatattgcgctacaatttaacactggttcctaaataagaacctacactttctctttaacactacgcatttacacttttctcaggATAACACTAGTCggattattgtacaattcacagcttacataaataatgtcacatcaagagttaatcacacacttattcataatcaaaactcattcacaatttcacatctcataatgtcacaatccaccatcacatgttttcacgtatcttacaattcaacacctgttttactttacacttttgctcaatctcaataataatattataatctcaatgcaacatattattccacaattcatcacatatttcatttataagcactgctcatgaattatacaatatcacgatctcacactcatgtttcaaacatgtttaacacaattgcgctacaatttaacactggttcctaactaggaacctacactttctctttaacactggtcaggttattgtataattcatagttcacgatataattaatgtaacatcaagtgttaaacacatccacttattcacaatcgaatatcatgtccacactttaacatcacatcaaccatctcataacattcccaatgatattcataaggtacaacatacacatgttcatgaaatttaaccataatattctcagactccaacacttaataatttttggaatcatactataacactctacaatattatttacataaattatttataaataactacctctatatatataaactagcatatatcatattaaatcacaaatttcaaagtaagctttcaatgcacaaattctaaataattatatgaacactttggtcagtttcaattatgatattaattttttaaattatatataaaaacctaaacaatTGGtctatcaaacatatataattcactgtaataattataaggataaaaagaaattgcaaaaacaccccaaaacctattccaattgatatctttaaggatccctacacatgttctcactagttCTCCATTGTGAATAACTGATCCCTTACCtttaagcgggctcacgtgtcttcaaccaacgatagcagcatctctagcggttacctgagattcctccaatttttttcatctaactgctccgatagagttcccaaatgtcaaagagacagagaagggattgaagcctccacttgtactgtcttcatgcaattttatttttctccctccacaaatattttctcacaaatcccaacggtgaaagtgtgcgaaattgaatttagaacaacatatccaaatttcatgaaaatccaacggttaacgaaactgggatcatagttttaccgagacagcttTGAGTTTCTGCAGGAAAGGAAAATGCTATAATGCGAGGGGTATTTCTCTGAGCTCAAACATAttatcgaaattcccaacggtgggAATGCTCGGACTTGGGTTGCGaacgtggtgctcaaatttcacgacgatccaacggcgaatgagtccgagatcgtcatttttctaaaacaggTTAGGTggcctgcgggaaaaagagagggttttgggagaagagagaaaaagaaattgtgAGACAGAGGAGActgaggagtcagtctgaaaactgacctagcatgttactatttataattaggggcatttacgacctattatttactctatttatttatttattatttattattttataaaaacaaactttattttattttctatcaaacaaataaataaaatatcatttttattttctctcaaatcattattttaattaataattatatctccttatttatttatttataaaatctcatcatttttttaaaattttatttatttataaataacaatcatttttaatctagtttacaaAAATTGGAATGTTACagttagagtgacttttcaagtcatattttcgggtggcttcagagtgacttttcaagtcatacaagagggtgtaattctagaaaggttccctcagtgcagtgggaatcttatacagtgatctaGGCTATTTTATCCTggggacttcgtggttgatagtTTGTTTGCACAATTGTTGGCAGTGCCAcaaaacgtcttaaagaaagcgacattgttCGCGACCAGTAATTTGTTGGATTtgccataaattatttttacaacaattttaagacgatttCAGTTCTGCCATGGCTACCGTAGAGATTATTGGCTCAAACAACAATGACCTCAACAAAACTTTTAGGTTTAAAGGGTATCATTTCAAACGttggcaacaaaagatgatgttttCTTTAACTATGAGGAAAGTTGCTTATGTTTTGAACATTGATATTCCAGTGGTACCTGAAGATGCTGAGAAGGAAGTGAAGGATAAAATGACTATGGAATTAGCTCTCTGGAATGGAAATGATTACCTatgcaagaatttcattctAAATGGGTTAACTAATGATCTCTATGATTATTATAGCCCATATAAGTATGCCAAACTAGTTTGGTTGGCTTTGGAAAAGAAGTATGATACTGAGGAAGCTGGGACTACAAAGTATGTTGTTAGCCGCTACCTCAAGTATCAAATGACTGATGATAAATCAGTAGAGTCTCAATCCCATGAGATACATAAAATTGCTCATAATATCATATCAGAGGGTATGGCTTTGGATGAGCAATTTCAAGTTGCTGTCATCATAGACAAACTGCCTCCTGGCTGGAAGGATTTCAAAAACCTTCTCAGACACAAGACCAAAGAATTCTCTTTGGAGTCTCTGATCACACGTTTGCGCATTGAGGAAGAGGCACGCAGACAAGATCAGAAAGATGAAGTGTTGACTGTGTCTCACAACAACaccatgactcaagagccatACATAGCTGTGATAACTGAGATCAATATGATTGGAGGATCAGATGGATGGTGGGTAGACACTGGCGCCTCCCGCCATGTCTGCTATGATCGTGCTATGTTTAAAACATACatgaatgttgaaaataagaaagtgttGCTGGGTGATTCCCACACCACTATTGTTGCTGGAACTGGAGATGTTGAACTAAAGTTTACCTCTGGAAAGACTTTGATCCTCAAAGATGTGATGCATACTCCAGAGATGAGAAAGAATCGGGTTTCtggttttcttttaaacaagTCTGGGTTTACTCAGACCATAGGTGCAgatttatttactttgaccaAGAATGGGGCATTTTTAGGGAAAGGGTACGCCGCTAATGGCATGTTCAAATTGAATCTTGATATTAACAAAGTTTCTCCTTCTGCTTACATGCTGTGTGATTTTAATATCTGGCATTCTAGACTTTGTCATATAAATAGTCGTTGCATATCTAACATGAGTAACTTAGGTTTTATTCCA harbors:
- the LOC114405140 gene encoding uncharacterized protein LOC114405140, whose protein sequence is MRKVAYVLNIDIPVVPEDAEKEVKDKMTMELALWNGNDYLCKNFILNGLTNDLYDYYSPYKYAKLVWLALEKKYDTEEAGTTKYVVSRYLKYQMTDDKSVESQSHEIHKIAHNIISEGMALDEQFQVAVIIDKLPPGWKDFKNLLRHKTKEFSLESLITRLRIEEEARRQDQKDEVLTVSHNNTMTQEPYIAVITEINMIGGSDGWWVDTGASRHVCYDRAMFKTYMNVENKKVLLGDSHTTIVAGTGDVELKFTSGKTLILKDVMHTPEMRKNRVSGFLLNKSGFTQTIGADLFTLTKNGAFLGKGYAANGMFKLNLDINKVSPSAYMLFPAVLEGYNDADWNTLSDDSKATSDYIFSIAGGSVSWKSKKQTI